From a region of the Tenggerimyces flavus genome:
- a CDS encoding sigma-70 family RNA polymerase sigma factor — translation MAIRRTRASDHAEDRDLVGRYLDEISRTPLLDAAQEVELSLAIEAGLYAEQLLDEGTAGLKKAPANATYEELVWLAEAGHRAKRHFLEANLRLVVSVARKYGRSGMPLLDLVQEGNTGLIRAIEKFDYTKGFKFSTYATWWIRQAITRGIAQQARVVRLPVHVVEDLNALGSARRSLERQLGRDPETAELAAQLGVPEQRVEELVSWGRDHVSLDVTVDEDGETSLGDLVARDVMPGPDETVVAAESSSRLSSLIETLDDRSAQIVRLRYGLEDGRPWKLAEIADRFGLSRERVRQLERDALHRLRKIADADLVGPNAA, via the coding sequence TTGGCTATTCGTCGCACACGAGCTAGTGATCACGCCGAAGACCGCGACCTAGTCGGCCGGTACCTCGACGAGATCTCGCGTACACCGCTGCTCGATGCGGCTCAGGAGGTCGAACTTTCTCTGGCCATCGAGGCCGGCCTGTACGCCGAGCAACTGCTCGACGAGGGCACGGCAGGTCTGAAGAAGGCGCCCGCCAACGCCACGTACGAGGAGCTGGTCTGGCTCGCGGAAGCCGGGCATCGGGCCAAGCGTCACTTCCTGGAGGCCAACCTGCGTTTGGTGGTCTCCGTCGCACGGAAGTACGGCCGGTCCGGGATGCCGTTGCTGGACCTCGTTCAGGAGGGTAATACCGGCCTGATTCGAGCCATCGAGAAGTTCGACTACACCAAGGGTTTCAAGTTCTCCACGTACGCCACGTGGTGGATCCGGCAGGCCATCACCCGCGGCATCGCGCAGCAGGCGCGTGTCGTACGGCTGCCGGTGCACGTGGTGGAAGACCTGAACGCGCTGGGTTCGGCCCGCCGGTCGCTGGAGCGGCAGCTGGGACGCGACCCGGAGACCGCGGAGCTCGCGGCCCAGCTCGGGGTGCCCGAGCAGCGGGTCGAGGAGCTGGTGAGCTGGGGACGCGACCACGTGTCGCTCGACGTCACCGTCGACGAGGACGGCGAGACGTCGCTGGGCGACCTGGTGGCCCGTGACGTGATGCCCGGACCGGACGAGACCGTTGTGGCGGCCGAGTCCAGCTCGCGGCTCTCGTCGCTGATCGAGACCTTGGACGACCGCTCGGCGCAGATCGTCCGCCTGCGGTACGGCCTGGAAGACGGCCGGCCGTGGAAGCTCGCCGAGATCGCGGACCGGTTCGGACTGTCGCGCGAACGCGTGCGCCAGCTCGAGCGGGACGCGTTGCACCGCCTACGCAAGATCGCCGACGCGGACTTGGTCGGCCCCAACGCGGCCTGA
- a CDS encoding carbohydrate kinase family protein — MADGQESNKSTPWEIGGIVGRGPAHDPLVARRTADDPPFDVFLSGKVFLDIIFTGLASPPAAGTEIYTSGMGSSPGGIANLAIALARLGLRTSLAAAFGADVYGDFCWRTLAEQEGVDLSTSRRFPQWHSPVTISLAYESDRSMVTHAHEPPVPADDMIASSQPGTPKTRACFVDLDHETENWAAKAHSEGALVFADIGWDPTEQWRPEVLDRLQVCDVFLPNATEAMHYTRTDSPQDALHELAKHVPVAVITRGSEGAVAIDTTTGEEVDVPALPVEALDVTGAGDVFAAGFVTSTLAGWPLLHRLRFANLCAALSVQHFGGSLSAPGWADIAAWWQVAKRVPGLGHVARQYAFLDDVVPQTPVGAVRRATATIGFQTGEIAP; from the coding sequence GTGGCCGACGGGCAGGAGTCGAACAAGAGCACGCCGTGGGAGATCGGCGGCATCGTCGGTCGAGGCCCGGCGCACGATCCGCTCGTCGCGAGACGCACCGCGGACGATCCGCCGTTCGATGTCTTCCTGTCCGGCAAGGTCTTCCTCGACATCATCTTCACTGGGCTCGCCTCCCCACCCGCCGCGGGGACCGAGATCTATACCTCCGGCATGGGCTCGAGCCCCGGTGGCATCGCCAATCTGGCCATCGCGCTAGCCAGGCTGGGCCTCAGGACGAGCCTCGCCGCGGCGTTCGGGGCGGACGTGTACGGCGACTTCTGCTGGCGCACGCTCGCCGAGCAGGAGGGCGTCGACCTGTCCACCTCGCGCCGCTTCCCGCAGTGGCACTCCCCCGTCACGATCAGCCTCGCGTACGAGTCCGACCGCAGCATGGTCACGCACGCGCACGAGCCGCCGGTCCCCGCCGACGACATGATCGCGAGCAGCCAGCCGGGTACGCCGAAGACGAGGGCGTGCTTCGTCGACCTCGACCACGAGACCGAGAACTGGGCCGCCAAAGCCCACTCCGAAGGCGCCCTGGTCTTCGCCGACATCGGCTGGGACCCGACCGAGCAGTGGCGACCCGAGGTCCTCGACCGGCTGCAGGTCTGCGACGTCTTCCTTCCGAACGCGACCGAGGCCATGCACTACACCCGTACGGACTCACCGCAGGATGCCCTGCACGAGCTCGCCAAGCACGTCCCCGTCGCCGTCATCACCCGGGGCAGCGAGGGCGCGGTGGCGATCGACACCACGACGGGTGAGGAGGTCGACGTCCCGGCCCTCCCGGTCGAGGCGCTCGACGTCACCGGCGCCGGCGACGTGTTCGCCGCCGGGTTCGTCACCTCGACGCTCGCCGGGTGGCCGCTGCTACACCGCCTGAGGTTCGCCAACCTCTGCGCCGCGCTGTCGGTGCAGCACTTCGGCGGCTCGCTGTCGGCGCCGGGCTGGGCCGACATCGCCGCGTGGTGGCAGGTGGCCAAGCGGGTGCCCGGTCTCGGGCACGTGGCGAGGCAGTACGCGTTCCTCGACGACGTCGTCCCGCAGACCCCCGTCGGTGCCGTACGCAGGGCCACCGCCACGATCGGCTTCCAGACCGGCGAGATCGCGCCCTAG
- a CDS encoding MetQ/NlpA family ABC transporter substrate-binding protein: MRKLWLTLSALVLAVGLAACGSNGGEAADPEAPLKVGVNPVPHAEILKYVKDNLAEKAGLEIEIVEFNDYVQPNVALKEAKLDANYFQHVPYLEEEIKQKGYEFTFVAPVHIEPLGLYSRSVKDVGALPAGAEVAIPNDATNGGRALNLLAKNGLLTLKDGAGTAATQRDITANPKDLKIHELEAAQLPRSLEDVGAAVVNGNYAIEAGLKPASDSLVLEDGKDNPYANGLVVRTGDEKDPRITKLVSLLQSPEVKKFIEEKYAGGVLPAF; this comes from the coding sequence ATGCGCAAGCTCTGGTTGACACTGTCTGCCCTCGTTCTCGCGGTCGGCCTGGCCGCGTGCGGCAGCAACGGCGGGGAGGCGGCAGATCCCGAGGCCCCGTTGAAGGTCGGAGTGAACCCGGTGCCGCACGCCGAGATCCTCAAGTACGTCAAGGACAACCTCGCGGAGAAGGCCGGGCTGGAGATCGAGATCGTCGAGTTCAACGACTACGTGCAGCCCAACGTCGCGTTGAAGGAAGCCAAGCTCGACGCGAACTACTTCCAGCACGTCCCGTACCTCGAGGAGGAGATCAAGCAGAAGGGGTACGAGTTCACGTTCGTCGCTCCCGTGCACATCGAGCCGCTCGGCCTGTACTCCCGTTCGGTCAAGGACGTGGGCGCTCTGCCGGCTGGTGCCGAGGTCGCGATCCCGAACGACGCGACGAACGGTGGGCGCGCGCTCAACCTGCTGGCGAAGAACGGCCTGCTGACGTTGAAGGACGGCGCGGGAACCGCCGCGACGCAGCGCGACATCACCGCGAACCCGAAGGACCTGAAGATCCACGAGCTCGAGGCCGCGCAGCTGCCCCGTTCGCTGGAGGACGTCGGCGCCGCGGTCGTGAACGGCAACTACGCGATCGAGGCGGGCCTGAAGCCGGCTTCCGACTCGTTGGTGCTGGAGGACGGCAAGGACAACCCGTACGCGAACGGGCTGGTCGTCCGTACCGGCGACGAGAAGGACCCGCGGATCACCAAGCTCGTGTCGCTGCTGCAGTCTCCCGAGGTGAAGAAGTTCATCGAGGAGAAGTACGCGGGCGGCGTGCTGCCGGCGTTCTAG
- a CDS encoding methionine ABC transporter permease has product MNDWQSLVPELLDATVDTLYMVGLASVVTIVGGLPLGVLLLLTDKGGLLAAPKAQRVLGAVVNVGRSLPFIVLLVAVIPFTRLVVGTTIGSTAAIVPLSLGAIPFFARLVETSLRDVDRGLVEAALAMGARTRDVVGTVYLRETLPSLVSGLTITIVALIGYSAMAGVVGGGGLGDLAIRYGYQRFETDVMVATVVLLIVMVQLVQMAGDTIARRLDHR; this is encoded by the coding sequence ATGAACGACTGGCAGAGCCTCGTTCCCGAGCTCCTCGACGCGACCGTCGACACCCTCTACATGGTCGGCCTCGCGTCGGTCGTCACGATCGTCGGCGGGCTGCCGCTCGGCGTTCTCCTGCTGCTGACCGACAAGGGCGGGCTGCTCGCCGCGCCCAAAGCGCAGCGCGTGCTCGGCGCGGTCGTGAACGTGGGGCGTTCGCTGCCGTTCATCGTGCTGCTCGTCGCGGTGATCCCGTTCACCCGCTTGGTCGTCGGCACCACGATCGGCAGCACGGCGGCGATCGTTCCGCTGTCGCTGGGCGCGATCCCGTTCTTCGCCCGTCTCGTGGAGACCTCGCTGCGCGACGTCGACCGCGGCCTGGTCGAGGCGGCGCTCGCGATGGGTGCGCGGACGCGCGACGTCGTGGGAACAGTCTATTTGCGTGAGACGTTGCCAAGTCTTGTGTCCGGACTCACGATCACGATCGTCGCGCTCATCGGCTACAGCGCGATGGCGGGCGTCGTCGGTGGCGGGGGACTGGGCGACCTGGCGATCCGGTACGGCTACCAGCGGTTCGAGACCGACGTCATGGTGGCCACCGTGGTCCTCCTCATCGTGATGGTCCAGCTCGTACAGATGGCCGGCGACACGATCGCCCGCCGGCTGGACCATCGCTGA
- a CDS encoding methionine ABC transporter ATP-binding protein produces the protein MIELDDLRKTYHLPGRDVVALAGVDLEVAPGEVYGVVGESGAGKSTLLRCVNLLERPDTGTVTVAGQELTSLRGEELRKARQQIGMIFQHFELLAQRTVAANVALPLELAGVKRRKRDLRVDELLDLVGLADKAAAYPAQLSGGQKQRVGIARALAAGPAVMLCDEATSALDPDTTRSILGLLRDITSRLGVTVLLITHEYEVVKSVCDSVALLKDGKVVEKGPIASLLSTPNSVLAHALLPRLPVAEPATNGGVIADLTFLGEAANRPVITETARTFDIDISVVAGALESLAGLRVGRLRVELLGAAEACDGALKRFGELELAPEVHRV, from the coding sequence GTGATCGAGCTGGACGATCTTCGCAAGACGTACCACCTCCCCGGGAGGGACGTGGTCGCGCTCGCCGGCGTCGATCTCGAGGTCGCGCCGGGCGAGGTGTACGGCGTCGTCGGCGAGAGCGGTGCCGGCAAGTCCACGTTGCTCCGCTGCGTCAACCTGCTCGAGCGCCCCGACACCGGCACGGTCACCGTCGCCGGACAGGAGCTCACGTCGCTGCGCGGTGAGGAGCTTCGCAAAGCCCGCCAGCAGATCGGCATGATCTTCCAGCACTTCGAGCTGCTCGCCCAGCGTACGGTCGCCGCGAACGTCGCGCTCCCGCTCGAGCTCGCCGGCGTGAAGCGACGCAAGCGCGACCTGCGCGTCGACGAGCTGCTCGACCTCGTCGGCCTCGCGGACAAGGCCGCGGCGTATCCCGCTCAGCTCTCCGGCGGCCAGAAGCAGCGCGTCGGCATCGCCCGCGCGCTCGCCGCCGGTCCCGCGGTCATGCTGTGCGACGAGGCGACCAGCGCGCTCGACCCCGACACGACCCGTTCGATCCTCGGGCTGCTCCGCGACATCACCAGCCGCCTCGGCGTCACTGTGTTGTTGATCACGCACGAGTACGAGGTCGTCAAGAGCGTCTGCGACTCCGTCGCGCTGCTCAAGGACGGCAAGGTCGTCGAGAAGGGCCCGATCGCGTCGCTGCTCTCGACGCCGAACTCCGTACTGGCGCACGCCCTGCTGCCACGCCTCCCGGTCGCCGAGCCCGCGACGAACGGGGGAGTGATCGCCGACCTCACGTTCCTCGGCGAGGCCGCGAACCGGCCGGTGATCACCGAGACCGCGCGCACGTTCGACATCGACATCAGCGTGGTCGCCGGCGCTCTCGAGTCGCTCGCCGGCCTGCGCGTCGGGCGGCTGCGGGTCGAGCTGCTCGGCGCCGCCGAGGCCTGCGATGGCGCGCTCAAGCGATTCGGCGAGCTCGAGCTCGCGCCGGAGGTGCACCGGGTATGA
- a CDS encoding ATP-dependent DNA ligase codes for MLFADLVRTSAAVAGTSSRLAKIGHLASALGAADTPAEVELVVRYLAGELRQRRTGVGYASLRAMPEPASTESITVSEVDTAFEQLSHVSGAGSQAERKRLLGSLTERATAAEQRFLMGLVAGELRQGALDGIMLDAVIRTSGQPVAAVRHAVMVAGAIPPVAAAVLGGGGLDQFALTVGSPLKPMLASPAPSMADALEKIGGPAAVEWKLDGIRVQVHRHGDDVRIFTRTLDEITPRLPEVVEAVLALPVKTVILDGEVIALDAAGRAKPFQVTASRTGSRTDVAKLRETTPLSTFFFDILHADGTDLLAEPGTSRWEVLARLVPEGLRVPRIVTEDVDEAQAYFADAVQRGHEGVVVKSLDATYDAGRRGAAWIKVKPRHTLDLVVLAVEWGHGRRTGLLSNLHLGARDETTGEFVMLGKTFKGLTDELLRWQTERFQELETRRDDWTVYVRPEQVVEIAFDGVQGSTRYPGGMALRFARVLRYRDDKAAAEADTVQTVRMIHAAGDGQADHEPANDL; via the coding sequence ATGCTGTTCGCCGACCTGGTCCGTACGTCCGCCGCCGTGGCGGGCACGTCGTCGCGCCTGGCGAAGATCGGGCACCTCGCCTCGGCCCTCGGAGCGGCAGACACGCCGGCCGAGGTGGAGCTGGTGGTCAGATACCTCGCCGGTGAGCTCCGGCAACGCCGTACGGGCGTGGGCTACGCCTCGCTGCGCGCGATGCCCGAGCCGGCGTCGACCGAGTCGATCACGGTCAGCGAGGTCGACACGGCCTTCGAACAGCTCTCCCACGTCTCCGGCGCCGGCTCGCAGGCCGAGCGCAAGCGGCTGCTCGGCTCGCTGACCGAGCGGGCGACGGCCGCGGAGCAGCGGTTCCTGATGGGCCTGGTGGCGGGCGAGCTGCGGCAGGGCGCGCTGGACGGGATCATGCTCGACGCGGTGATCCGGACCAGTGGCCAGCCGGTCGCGGCGGTCCGCCACGCCGTGATGGTCGCCGGGGCGATCCCGCCGGTGGCGGCGGCCGTCCTGGGCGGTGGCGGTTTGGACCAGTTCGCGCTGACCGTCGGCAGCCCGTTGAAGCCGATGCTCGCCTCGCCGGCGCCGTCGATGGCCGACGCGCTGGAGAAGATCGGCGGGCCGGCCGCGGTGGAGTGGAAGCTGGACGGGATCCGCGTGCAGGTGCATCGCCACGGCGACGACGTACGGATCTTCACCCGCACGCTCGACGAGATCACTCCCCGGCTGCCCGAGGTGGTCGAGGCGGTGCTCGCGCTGCCGGTCAAGACGGTGATCCTCGACGGCGAGGTGATCGCGCTCGACGCGGCGGGGCGGGCGAAGCCGTTCCAGGTCACCGCCTCGCGGACCGGGTCGCGTACGGACGTCGCCAAGCTGCGCGAGACGACCCCGTTGTCCACGTTCTTCTTCGACATCCTGCACGCCGACGGTACTGACCTGCTGGCCGAGCCGGGGACTTCCCGTTGGGAGGTGCTCGCGCGGCTGGTGCCGGAGGGTCTGCGGGTGCCCCGGATCGTCACCGAGGACGTCGACGAGGCGCAGGCGTACTTCGCCGACGCCGTCCAGCGCGGCCACGAGGGCGTGGTGGTGAAGTCGCTGGACGCGACGTACGACGCCGGCCGGCGCGGCGCCGCCTGGATCAAGGTCAAGCCGCGGCACACGCTCGACCTGGTCGTGCTGGCCGTCGAGTGGGGGCACGGCCGGCGTACCGGCCTGCTGTCCAACCTGCACCTCGGCGCGCGGGACGAGACGACGGGCGAGTTCGTGATGCTCGGCAAGACGTTCAAGGGGCTGACCGACGAGCTGCTGCGGTGGCAGACCGAGCGGTTCCAGGAGCTGGAGACGCGCCGGGACGACTGGACGGTGTACGTACGGCCGGAACAGGTCGTGGAGATCGCGTTCGACGGCGTCCAGGGCTCGACCCGCTACCCCGGGGGAATGGCGCTGCGGTTCGCGCGCGTTCTCAGGTATCGAGACGACAAGGCCGCGGCCGAAGCGGACACCGTTCAGACCGTTCGGATGATCCACGCGGCCGGAGACGGACAGGCCGATCATGAGCCGGCGAACGATCTGTGA
- a CDS encoding lamin tail domain-containing protein: MSKISFAAALVAALGFSVLTATEASAGNPLQFGHIQYNSPGTDNTKNLNGEYVVIKNTGSYAINLKGMRVADAVGHTYVFPSFVVASKRAVTLHTGKGTNRPGHLYWNSGWHIWNNAKPGDVARLKYPSPSKAISDTCSWPGDNSKQQPGYVVCKP, translated from the coding sequence GTGTCCAAAATCTCGTTCGCCGCGGCCCTTGTCGCAGCCCTCGGCTTCAGCGTGCTCACCGCGACCGAGGCCAGTGCGGGCAACCCGTTGCAGTTCGGGCACATCCAGTACAACTCGCCCGGCACCGACAACACGAAGAACCTGAACGGCGAGTACGTCGTCATCAAGAACACCGGCAGCTACGCGATCAACCTGAAGGGCATGCGAGTCGCGGACGCGGTGGGGCACACGTACGTTTTCCCGTCGTTCGTCGTCGCCAGCAAGCGCGCCGTCACGCTGCACACGGGCAAGGGCACGAACCGGCCGGGACACCTGTACTGGAACTCCGGCTGGCACATCTGGAACAACGCCAAGCCCGGCGACGTCGCGCGGCTGAAGTACCCGTCGCCGTCCAAGGCGATCTCGGACACGTGCTCGTGGCCGGGGGACAACTCCAAGCAGCAGCCGGGCTACGTGGTCTGCAAGCCCTAG